The Bacillota bacterium genomic sequence GGAATCCCCCACCGGAAACGGGCGGCGGGAGTCTTTTCAGCACAAACCGATTCCCCGGATGTCCAACACCTACCTTGCTCCCGGCGACGCCTCCCCCGAGGAGATCATCAGGGAGACCAAAACGGGGCTGCTGGTCCGCAAGATGGGGGGCGGACAGGTCAATACGACCAATGGCGACTTCGTCTTTGAGGTCGCCGAGGGTTATTTGATCAAGGACGGCGAGGTGAGCGTTCCCGTTCGGGGGGCAACCCTGACGGGAAACGGCCCCGAGGTGCTGAGGCAAATCGATCTGGTGGGGCGCGACCTGGGGTTTGCCATTGGAACCTGCGGAAAGGACGGGCAGGGAGTTCCCGTTTCGGATGCCCAGCCGACGATCAGGATTCCAGAACTGATTGTAGGAGGAATCCTGGAAAAAGAGGGTGACCGTGATTGAAGGGGACGGCAAAGCAAGATGAGCGGGAGCTGGCCGCGGCTGTGGTAGAAAAAGCCAGAAGAGGCGGGGCGGAACTGGCCGAGGCCTATTTTGCCCGGAGCGAGGAACTGCTTGTGGAGGTCAGGGAGGGGGAAGTGGAAACCTTAAAGCTTGCCCGGGAGGAGGGGATCGGAGTCCGGGTGATCCGGAAGGGCCGCCTGGGTTTTGCCTATACCTCGGACTTGAGCTGGCCTGCGGTGAAGGAAGCAGTTGCCGGCGCCCTTGCCAATGCCGGGACCGCGAGCGAAGATCCCTATCATTCATTCCCGGAACCGCCTCCGGCATACCCCGATCTCGAACTGGAGGACCCCCTCCTGAAAGAAGTTTCTCTTGCTGAGAAAATCGAAAAGGCGCGGGAGATCGAGAGGGCGGGGCGCGCCTTTGACCCCCGCATCAGGCTTACCGAGCGCGCCAGCTATGAGGATGCCCGTTATCTTGTGGCCATTGCCAACTCCCGGGGCCTCCTGGCCTCCTGCCGGGGGTCCTTCTGCGGGGGGTACGCGGTGCTGGTGGCTGAGGCGGACGGGGAACAGGAGACGGGGTTTGGGATCCAGTTTACCCGCAAATTTAAGGAGCTGGATGCCGGAGCGGTCGGCCGGGAGGCGGCGGCCAGGGCGGTCCGGCTGCTGGGGGCGCGCCGTTTGGAGACCGGTCGGGTGCCTGTTGTGATGGATCCCCACGTGGTTGCCAGTTTCCTCGGGATGCTTGCCTCCGCCCTGAGTGCGGAAGCGGTGCAAAAGGGGCGTTCTCTCTTCGCGGGAAAAGTGGGCAAGAGCGTGGCGGCTCCCGGTGTTACAATTGTGGATGATGCAACCCTTCCCGGCGGTTTGCTGAGTTCCCCCTTTGACGGGGAGGGGGTTCCAGGGCAGCGGACCGTTCTCATTGAGGGGGGGCAGCTGCGCGGTTTTCTTTACAATACATACACGGCTGCCAGGGATCAGGTGGCTTCGACGGGTAACGCGGCGCGGGGCTCCTTTAAATCAACCCCCGAGGTGGGGAGCACCAATTTTTATTTGGCGCCGGGGGGTTTCGCGCCGGAGCAGATCATTGAGAGCACAACCTGGGGCCTCTACCTCACCGAGGTGATGGGGATGCACACCGCAAACCCGATTTCCGGTGATTTTTCTGTGGGCGCGGCAGGAATTTGGATTGAGCATGGAGAACTAAGTAAACCGGTAAGGGGAATGGTAATAGCTGGAAATATCTTGGAGT encodes the following:
- a CDS encoding TldD/PmbA family protein, which translates into the protein MAAAVVEKARRGGAELAEAYFARSEELLVEVREGEVETLKLAREEGIGVRVIRKGRLGFAYTSDLSWPAVKEAVAGALANAGTASEDPYHSFPEPPPAYPDLELEDPLLKEVSLAEKIEKAREIERAGRAFDPRIRLTERASYEDARYLVAIANSRGLLASCRGSFCGGYAVLVAEADGEQETGFGIQFTRKFKELDAGAVGREAAARAVRLLGARRLETGRVPVVMDPHVVASFLGMLASALSAEAVQKGRSLFAGKVGKSVAAPGVTIVDDATLPGGLLSSPFDGEGVPGQRTVLIEGGQLRGFLYNTYTAARDQVASTGNAARGSFKSTPEVGSTNFYLAPGGFAPEQIIESTTWGLYLTEVMGMHTANPISGDFSVGAAGIWIEHGELSKPVRGMVIAGNILELLEAVDAVGNDLRFFVGKGAPTIRVTGLTVSGK